A region from the Candidatus Electrothrix scaldis genome encodes:
- a CDS encoding AAA family ATPase, translated as MKIQRLTIENFRGIREMELAFHPRLNVFAGKNGVGKTTILEALGQTIDIARLNHVAGNEKQNLESRGIINSDDTQINAEHARLDLQLSLKNQTITTTASSNPEEISSDLFNHFPEANIKLPHITLSESRSAMAGTYAPPDKTMNMISGIDSLIGIIVNNTTRYGHYFAWISEREALENNRLRKFIDSGKVFGKDHFEKDNILQRVKKVIEDITGFSGLFHDRERYGFTLQKDVGKEKDALLFSQLSSGEKHLVAFVTMIAVYLAATFSESTNPLQEQAIFLIDAIELHLHPSWQRELIPKLLHSFPGCQFIITTHSPQVLGNIKPESIFLLKRENDEIICEHPDESYGMTMDRVLELVMDEESRPNKKIREDIEHLFDHISRKEFDKASHLLKALKQDIPSDPEVLRAEMLLHKKGLSL; from the coding sequence ATGAAGATTCAACGACTCACAATAGAAAACTTTCGGGGCATCAGAGAGATGGAACTTGCTTTTCATCCCCGACTGAATGTTTTTGCCGGGAAGAATGGTGTTGGCAAAACGACTATCCTGGAAGCATTAGGACAAACAATCGATATTGCCAGATTAAATCATGTTGCTGGTAATGAGAAACAAAATCTGGAAAGCCGTGGGATAATTAATTCCGATGATACTCAGATAAACGCGGAACACGCCCGGCTTGATCTGCAATTATCACTAAAGAATCAAACCATAACAACAACAGCAAGCAGTAATCCTGAAGAAATATCCTCTGATCTTTTCAACCATTTTCCAGAAGCAAATATTAAACTCCCTCACATAACGTTATCAGAGAGCCGTTCGGCAATGGCTGGCACCTATGCTCCTCCTGATAAAACAATGAATATGATATCAGGAATTGATTCTCTTATCGGTATCATAGTGAATAACACTACCCGATATGGGCATTATTTTGCGTGGATCTCAGAGCGTGAGGCATTGGAGAACAACAGATTAAGAAAATTTATTGACAGCGGCAAGGTCTTTGGTAAGGATCATTTTGAAAAAGACAATATCCTGCAAAGAGTAAAAAAGGTGATTGAAGATATTACAGGCTTTAGCGGGTTATTTCATGACAGAGAGCGTTATGGATTCACTCTGCAAAAAGATGTCGGTAAAGAAAAAGATGCGCTCCTTTTTTCCCAGCTCTCTTCCGGCGAAAAGCATTTAGTCGCCTTTGTAACCATGATAGCGGTATATCTTGCCGCCACTTTTTCAGAATCTACAAACCCCTTACAAGAACAGGCTATTTTTCTCATAGATGCTATCGAACTCCACCTGCATCCCTCCTGGCAGCGGGAACTCATCCCCAAACTCCTGCATTCCTTCCCTGGCTGCCAGTTTATCATAACCACCCACTCACCGCAGGTACTGGGCAACATCAAGCCGGAATCAATCTTTCTTTTGAAAAGGGAGAATGATGAGATTATCTGTGAGCACCCTGATGAGAGTTACGGAATGACAATGGATCGGGTGCTGGAACTGGTCATGGATGAAGAATCGCGCCCGAATAAGAAGATCCGTGAAGATATCGAACACCTTTTTGATCATATCAGCAGAAAGGAATTCGACAAGGCTTCCCACCTGCTCAAGGCCCTTAAACAGGACATCCCCAGCGATCCGGAGGTCCTGCGGGCAGAGATGTTGTTGCATAAGAAAGGACTGTCTTTATGA
- a CDS encoding retron system putative HNH endonuclease — protein MKHIKKNMPEPDQFSRWKKQNKTAGWNNFSGGAEYGEVKEQLIAEQLGMCCYCEVLISLDACHIEHLQPKSVYPQNMFAYENLLVSCNRKGSCGRKKGKWYSSALVSPLDQDCEKRFTYTLDGRIIPSDKEDVSAFETIEKLGLNCSQLKDRRRSIIIMMDNHGNGPEPNYLQTVTAGILQREKAWPFGFYTVLLFLAELYEIPIP, from the coding sequence ATGAAGCATATCAAGAAAAATATGCCGGAACCGGATCAGTTCAGCCGCTGGAAAAAACAAAACAAGACTGCTGGCTGGAATAATTTTTCAGGAGGGGCAGAATACGGAGAAGTCAAAGAACAACTCATTGCTGAACAGCTTGGGATGTGCTGCTACTGTGAAGTGCTTATATCCCTGGACGCCTGCCATATTGAACATCTGCAACCAAAAAGTGTTTATCCGCAGAACATGTTTGCTTATGAGAACCTTCTGGTTTCCTGCAACCGGAAAGGAAGCTGTGGGCGTAAAAAGGGAAAATGGTATAGCTCTGCTCTGGTATCGCCTTTGGACCAGGATTGTGAAAAACGTTTCACCTATACCCTTGATGGCAGGATAATTCCATCAGATAAAGAAGATGTGTCCGCCTTTGAAACCATAGAGAAACTCGGATTAAATTGCTCTCAGCTCAAAGATCGGCGGAGAAGCATCATCATAATGATGGATAACCATGGAAACGGGCCTGAGCCAAATTATCTGCAAACAGTTACCGCAGGAATATTGCAACGAGAGAAAGCGTGGCCGTTTGGATTTTATACTGTTTTGTTATTTCTGGCAGAGCTGTATGAAATCCCGATTCCTTAA
- a CDS encoding DUF2868 domain-containing protein, with protein sequence MSKTQWTIQDLIDLEFFLTHAPEKVPYVLKLWHHETTSERPDSKLLQGWLSYRKVVWLKKTGKTAPFGRLWQKHFDDSAKAALLAGLLAGEALTFFLFSSPEHKPINAASYFAVFILVQAVFLLLSAATQFFSNLLFPLFYQRLQNAASAELKQPIHISSTTQLRQRYGRIFARPFFQLTQLFWIGINAGGIAVTLFRIFSDDISLGWQIGNMHADTLHRLVSWISLPWFWLPSTSVPSLIQVEQTQLATDMGVSYYIHSSNYLQASVLVPWGSFLCLSIAFYGVLPWLLLLLAGMIRQSYDLARLDFQQDHFQPLLQHLRNLLTAKEVQPAQGPQRKKISQDVWLNFQQDYLHPFLHHLFYILAPNKNPPDENSPQGKILLEHRKSIRQHSLVVHCWIFPIILIMSLVLYKIFFKSSHASFLPWLLYIGIIGFALVLLIPPARKNIVEIYKNTQFTFLVTDKIISCSGGGTALPIPAYCIAIDSIDRIIKKTEYKEKDGQKNIRVHYRIVNIRGQRYDIPSSFDNPREKIVQCITEHWPDIIVHEQTDKTFEIRNAPSSEDSWQTKILPEQKAQIHSQNLTSPAHSAEDDQTKILLEHKQSIRASSLISMCWLSPFILMTILMIYKTFFNVLRASSFPWVSVGVIGFVLVLLICVAFANIIDIFRNKQFLFLITDKMISCSEGGTALSVQPYSLTIDSIDYIIRKNEYSEKDGKKTPRMHYRIVDIHGEQFDITSSFDNPQKEIVQCITEHWPHIEIREETEKKPGSDEPSAEEGTFYV encoded by the coding sequence ATGAGCAAAACACAGTGGACTATACAGGACCTCATTGATCTGGAGTTTTTCCTGACGCATGCCCCCGAAAAGGTACCGTACGTTCTTAAGCTTTGGCACCACGAAACAACTTCAGAACGTCCAGACAGCAAACTGCTCCAAGGCTGGCTCTCATACCGTAAGGTGGTCTGGCTCAAGAAAACAGGAAAAACAGCTCCGTTCGGACGGCTCTGGCAGAAACATTTCGATGATTCTGCTAAAGCAGCCCTGTTGGCCGGTTTACTCGCCGGAGAAGCACTGACATTTTTTCTTTTTTCCTCTCCAGAGCATAAGCCCATCAATGCGGCGAGCTATTTTGCCGTTTTTATTCTTGTCCAGGCCGTTTTCCTTCTCCTGTCGGCGGCCACCCAGTTTTTCTCCAACCTGCTGTTCCCTCTTTTTTATCAGCGGTTGCAGAACGCTGCCTCTGCTGAGCTGAAGCAACCAATTCATATCTCCAGCACCACGCAATTACGGCAAAGATATGGTCGGATATTTGCCCGCCCATTTTTTCAACTTACCCAACTTTTCTGGATAGGTATTAATGCCGGGGGAATAGCAGTCACCCTTTTCAGGATATTCAGTGACGATATCTCGCTGGGCTGGCAGATCGGGAATATGCACGCCGATACCCTGCACAGGCTGGTCTCCTGGATAAGTCTTCCCTGGTTCTGGCTACCTTCCACCTCTGTCCCTTCGCTCATCCAAGTAGAGCAAACACAATTAGCTACAGACATGGGCGTGTCTTATTATATTCACAGCTCAAACTACCTCCAGGCCTCAGTCCTTGTCCCCTGGGGAAGTTTCCTCTGCCTATCCATAGCATTTTATGGCGTGCTGCCTTGGCTTCTCCTGCTGCTGGCCGGGATGATACGACAATCTTATGACCTTGCCCGACTTGATTTCCAGCAGGATCATTTTCAGCCGCTCCTCCAACATTTACGCAACCTACTTACTGCAAAGGAGGTCCAACCAGCTCAAGGTCCACAACGAAAAAAAATATCACAGGATGTCTGGCTGAATTTTCAACAGGATTATTTACACCCTTTTCTTCACCACTTGTTCTACATCCTTGCTCCAAATAAAAATCCTCCGGATGAAAATTCACCTCAAGGAAAAATTTTACTGGAGCACAGGAAAAGTATTCGTCAACATAGTTTAGTCGTCCACTGCTGGATCTTTCCCATCATCCTCATCATGAGTCTGGTGCTTTACAAAATATTCTTCAAATCCTCACACGCCTCCTTCTTGCCCTGGCTACTATATATCGGCATAATAGGGTTTGCCCTGGTGCTGTTGATCCCCCCTGCACGTAAAAATATTGTCGAAATCTACAAGAACACGCAGTTTACCTTCCTTGTCACTGATAAAATAATAAGCTGCTCCGGCGGCGGGACAGCTTTACCTATACCAGCTTATTGTATTGCTATTGATTCAATTGACCGTATCATCAAAAAAACCGAGTACAAGGAAAAAGATGGTCAAAAAAATATCCGCGTTCATTACCGCATAGTCAATATTCGTGGTCAACGGTATGACATTCCTTCTTCTTTCGATAATCCGAGGGAAAAAATCGTTCAATGCATTACAGAACACTGGCCGGATATCATTGTCCACGAACAAACTGATAAGACGTTTGAGATCAGGAACGCTCCGTCCAGTGAAGATTCATGGCAAACCAAAATCCTGCCGGAACAGAAAGCTCAGATTCATTCACAGAACCTCACCTCACCCGCTCACTCAGCTGAAGACGACCAAACAAAAATTCTGCTGGAACACAAACAAAGCATTCGTGCAAGCAGTTTAATCTCAATGTGTTGGCTTTCTCCGTTTATCCTCATGACAATTCTGATGATATACAAAACATTCTTCAATGTCCTGCGAGCCTCTTCCTTCCCCTGGGTATCTGTCGGCGTAATAGGCTTTGTCCTGGTACTGCTGATATGCGTAGCTTTTGCAAACATCATCGATATCTTCAGAAACAAACAGTTCCTGTTCCTTATTACAGATAAAATGATAAGCTGCTCCGAAGGAGGAACAGCTTTGTCTGTACAACCTTACAGCCTTACGATTGACTCAATTGACTACATCATAAGAAAAAACGAGTATAGTGAAAAGGATGGCAAAAAAACACCCCGCATGCATTACCGTATCGTCGATATTCATGGTGAACAATTCGACATAACTTCCTCGTTTGATAATCCCCAAAAAGAAATCGTTCAATGCATCACAGAACACTGGCCGCATATTGAGATCCGGGAGGAAACGGAAAAGAAGCCGGGGAGTGACGAACCGTCGGCTGAGGAGGGCACATTCTACGTGTAG
- a CDS encoding 4Fe-4S dicluster domain-containing protein, whose amino-acid sequence MKRKIIEINEELCTGCGECVPNCAEGSLQIIDGKARLVADKLCDGLGACLGHCPTGALQIIEREADAFDEGAVEVFLAEQKMQQEQPVGGGCPSAQLKTFPQSSPCQTANEPSFQASSALSQLSHWPVQIRLVPPTAPFLENCDLLIAADCTAVAYAGLQQDFLQGRVVMMGCPKFDDQQLYVDRFTELFKTRKLNSVTILIMEVPCCSAMLQIVKKAYKDAEAEVPVRQAVVSTQGQLIDERSW is encoded by the coding sequence ATGAAGAGAAAGATTATTGAAATTAATGAAGAGCTCTGTACCGGCTGTGGAGAATGCGTGCCCAATTGTGCCGAGGGATCTTTGCAGATCATTGATGGGAAGGCCCGTTTGGTAGCAGATAAGCTCTGCGATGGGCTGGGAGCCTGCCTTGGTCATTGTCCCACAGGGGCCTTGCAGATTATTGAACGTGAGGCCGATGCTTTTGATGAAGGGGCGGTAGAGGTCTTTCTGGCAGAGCAAAAAATGCAGCAGGAGCAACCTGTGGGGGGCGGCTGTCCATCAGCGCAACTCAAGACCTTTCCGCAATCTTCGCCTTGTCAGACCGCGAATGAGCCCAGTTTTCAGGCGAGTTCTGCCTTGTCACAGCTCAGCCATTGGCCGGTTCAGATTCGCCTGGTTCCGCCCACAGCACCATTTTTGGAAAATTGCGATCTATTGATCGCAGCCGACTGCACTGCTGTGGCCTATGCCGGTTTGCAGCAGGATTTCTTGCAGGGCCGGGTGGTGATGATGGGCTGCCCCAAGTTTGATGACCAGCAGCTCTATGTGGACCGTTTTACGGAGCTGTTTAAGACACGTAAGCTGAACTCGGTGACTATCCTCATTATGGAAGTGCCCTGTTGTTCAGCTATGCTCCAGATCGTCAAAAAGGCCTATAAGGATGCAGAGGCTGAAGTGCCAGTGCGGCAGGCAGTTGTGTCCACTCAAGGACAGCTGATTGATGAGCGTAGTTGGTAG